The nucleotide sequence GGCACCTGAAATTCCAGACGAACGGAGACAACCATGGCCAAGGCCAAGCCCGTCAGCCGGATCGGCAGCGATCGCCTCAACACCCCGACCGATCTGAACCCCGAGGACGTCAAGAAGATCTCTGAGGGTCTGACCGTCCTGCTGTCGGACCTCTTCGCGCTCTACATCAAGACGAAGAATTTCCACTGGCACGTCAGCGGCCCGAACTTCCGCGACTACCACCTGCTCCTCGACGAGCAGTCGCAGCAGATCTTCGCGATCATCGACGCCGTGGGCGAGCGCGGCCGCAAGATCGGCGGTACGGTCCTGCGCTCGATCGGTCAAGCGAGCACGCTGACCAACGTGCAGGACAACGATGCCGAATATGTCGGCCCGCTCGACATGCTCAAGGAGCTGCGGGACGACAACAAGGCGCTCACCGCCCGCATGCGCGAGCTGCACGAGGTCACGGACGAGGCCAACGACGTCTCGACCACGAGCCTGCTGGAGGAGTGGATCGACCAGTCCGAGGAGCGCACGTGGTTCCTCTACGAGACCACCCGGAACGCCGAGGCCGGCGGCCACTGAGCCGGCCACCGTCGAATGAGAACAGGCCCCGCACTGCTGTGCGGGGCCTTTTTTCGTGCTCAGGGCCCGAGGAGGTCGACCAGAAACGGGATCAGCGGCAGGTCGGCCGGCGGCATGGCGAGATCGCGGAGCGCGCCCGGCCGCACCCATTTCAGCGCCTGTCCCTCCAGCCCCCGCGGCGTGCCGGACCAGCGGCGGCAGACGTAGAGCGGCATCAGGAGGTGGAAGCTCTCGTAGGCGTGGCTCGCGAAGGTGAGCGGCGCGAGGCAGGGCTCCTCGACGGCCACGCCGATCTCCTCGACGAGTTCGCGAATCAGCGTCGCCTCCGGCCGCTCGCCGGGCTCGACCTTGCCGCCGGGAAACTCCCAGAGACCGGCGAGCTGCTTGCCGGGCGGGCGCTGGCTCACCAGCACGCGCCCGTCCCGGTCCACCAGGGCGACCGCCACCACGAGCAGGAGGCGCAGCGGCACGGCCGCGCTCGCAGGCTCGCGCGACGGCTCGCTCATTGCGCGACCGCGAAGCTGGCCGCGACCTCGCTGCGGCTCTCGATCGTGCCGGCGGCGATCGGGACGCGGCGGCCGGGCGCCGGAGCCTTCATGCGGGCCTGCGCGGCCATCGGCATGGGCGGCGGCGCTGCGCTGCCGCTGCCCGACAGGCTGCACAGGCGCCCGAGCTTGGCGCCGACAGCCTCGGCGAGTTCAGCCGCGCGGGCGCGGGCGTCCCTGGCCGCCGCGACCTGAAGCTCCGCATCGACCTTCTCGGGATCGTTCAGGCCGAAGCCGATCGAATCGATGCGGTTCGCGCCGGCATCGAGCGCGCGCCGCAGCAGGTCGCCGAGGCGGGCCATGTCGGCGAGCCGGATCGTGACCGCGTTCGCCGCCCGGTAACCGTCTGCTTGAGACTCGACGGTGCCGTTCGGGCGGGTGACGGCGCGGGTCGCCGGCTCCAGCACGACCGCGGAGGTGCCGATGTCAGACTCCGGGACCCCGAGGTCGCGCCCAAGGGCGACCACGCCCGCAACCGCCTTCGAGGCCGCGTCGAGGGCGGCGGCCGGGCTCTGCGCCTTCGCCTCGACGCCGACGGTGACTGCGGCGAAGTCGGGCGGCCGGCTCGCGGCCGCCCGCCCGGTGACGCTGATCGCGTGGTCGCAGGCATCGTCGGCCCGCGCGGGTGCGGCGGCGAACAGGAGGACGAGGCCGGCGAGCGCCGCCCTCACGAGCGGTAATCCCCGTTGATCTCGATGTAGGCCTTGGTGAGATCGCAGGTCCAGACGCGGGCCCTGCCCTCCCCCAGCCCAAGATCGACCCGGACGCGGATGTCCTGCTCGCGCATCACGGCGCTGGCGGCGTCCTCGCTGTAGTCCGGGTCGCGCGCGCCGGCGACCGCGACGCGCACGTCGCCGAACCAGATCGCGAGGCGGTCGCGGTCGGCGGGCTCGCCGGCCTTGCCGACCGCCATCACGACGCGACCCCAGTTCGCGTCCTCGCCGGCCACCGCGGTCTTCACCAGCGGCGAGTTGGCGATCGACATGGCGATGTGGTGGGCGGAGCGGTCGCTCTCGGCGCCCGTGACCTCCACGGTCACGAACTTGCGCGCGCCCTCACCGTCCTTGGCGACGAGCTGTGCGAGTTCGACCAGGAGATCGTCGAGCGCGGCCCGGAAGCCGACGAGCCGCGGGTCGGCCGCGTCCGCCACCGCCGCGTTTCCCGCCTTGCCCGTGGCGAACAGCATCAGGGTGTCGGAGGTCGAGGTGTCGCCGTCGACTGTCACGCAGTTGAAGCTGTTGTCCGCGCCCTCCACCAGCAGCGCCTGGAGCACCGGCTGCGGTAGCGCGGCGTCGGTGAAGACGAAGGCCAGCATCGTCGCCATGTCGGGAGCGATCATGCCCGCGCCCTTGGCGATGCCGTTGATCAGGACCGCCCTGCCGTCGATCTCCGCGCGGCGCGTGGCCTGCTTCGGGAAGGTGTCGGTGGTCATGATGGCCTGTGCGGCCGCCGCCCAGGCGGCGGGCCCGTCCTGCGTGCGGGCCGCGCAATCGGCCAGCACGCCCTCGAACTTCGTGGCGTCGAGCGGCTCGCCGATCACGCCCGTCGAGGCGACGAAGACGTCGGTCTCGGTGCAGGACGCGGCCCGCGCGGCGATGCGGGCGGTGAGCGCCACCGAGTCGCGGCCCCGCTGCCCCGTGAAGGCGTTGGCGTTGCCGGAATTGACGACGAGCGCCCGAGCCCCGCCGCCCGTCAGCGCCTCGCGGCACCAATCGACCGGCGCCGACGGGCATTTCGAGCGGGTGAACACGCCCGCCGGCACGGTGCCGGCGTCGAGCCCGACATAGAGCACGTCGGTGCGGCCGGAATAGCGGATGCCGGCCTGCGCGGTCGCGAGCCGGACGCCCGGCACGGGCGGCAGCTCCGGCTGTGTCCTGGGCGCGAGCGGCGAGACGGGCGGCGGATTGGCGGACGACAAGGAATCGATCTCCGGCTTTGACCGCAGGGCGCCGCGGTGTTGCCTCGCGGGAGCCGCGGCCGTCAACCGGTTCGGGGCGTTCTGCTGCGTCGCAATGCGCCTCGCCGCGCTGCCCCTCCTATGAGGAGGACAGCCGCAATTGCGGCGTCTTCGCGGCAAAGCTCTTGTGTGACCGTGAGATGTCAGTTTAGCATGATGCAATGCAACGCGAACACGAAGCCGATCGCGCCATGCCGCGAGTAGCCCTCGGATCCGCTGCCATCGTCCCGGTCGTCCCGCCCAGGGGATGCTACCGGGTTCAGGTGCTCGTCGCCGCGCGCCAGAAGCGCTGGCGCGACGCCGTCTCCGCCCAGATCCGACGGACCGGCTGTCAGGTCACGACGTGTGACAACGGCGTCGATGCGATGGCCGTGCTCGCCCTCGGGCTTCCCCTCGACGTGATGGTGGTGGACGCCTCCCTGGAGGGGCGGCTGTGTTGCTCGAGGCTGGCGCAGGAGGCCCGGGCGCTGCGCCCCAGCCTGCGCGTCGTGCTGGCCTGCGACATGACCGAGGCCGAGCGCGAGGCAGTCGAATTGCCCGACGCGCTGATCGTGGCGAAGGACCACCGGGCTGGCGCCGTGGCGTCGAAGGTGCGTGAGGCGCTCGCGGTGCCGGCACTGGCTACCTGAGGATATCGGCACATGCCCGGACCGGCTGACCGGCTCGGGACTACGATGCCGCCTCACCCGGTTGCGGAAAGAGGCGGCATGTCTGACGCGTCGGCGCTCAGCCTCGTGCCTGTCCCTCTCCGCAAGGAGAGGGACAGGCACGGCTCACCGAACCGATCGACCTAATCGGTCTCACACCACCAGATTCACGATGCGGCCCGGCACCACGATGACCTTCCGGGGCGCCCGCCCCTCGAGGACCTTCTGGACTGGCTCGAGCGCCAGGGTCGCGGCCTCGACGGCCTTCGCGTCGGCGTCGCGGGGCACGGTCACGTCCGCCCGCTTCTTGCCGTTGATCTGGACCGGCAGGGTGATCTCGTCCTCGACCAGCAAAGCCGCCTCGACCGTTGGCCAGGGGGCCTGGGCCGCGAGGCCCGAGCGGCCGAGCGCCTGCCAGCACTCTTCGGCGAGATGCGGCATCATCGGGGCGATGAGCTGCACCAGGATGCCGGCCGCCTCCGTCGCGGCAGCCCGTGATGCAGTGCCGCGCAGGCCCTCGTCGAGCGCGTTGGCGAGCGTGTAGACCTGCGCGACGCAGCGGTTGAAGCGCAGGCGCTCGACATCCTCGCCGACGCCCGCCAGCGCCCGGTGCGCCGCTTTGCGAAGGCCGAGATCCGCTGCGCCGTCGCCGCCCGCTTGCGTCGCCGCGTTCACGAGGCGCCAGACCCGCTGAACGAAGCGGGCGGCGCCCTGCACCCCCTCCTCCGTCCAGATCACGTCGCGCTCAGGCGGCGAATCCGAGAGCATGAACCAGCGGGCGGTGTCGGCGCCGTAGCTCGCGATGATGTCATCGGGGTCGACCACGTTCTTCTTCGACTTCGACATCTTCTCGATCGCCCCGATGGCGATCGGCGCACCGGTTTTCACGTGGAACGCCCGGCGCTCCCCCTCCCCGCTCTCGAAGCGGATCTCGGCGGGCGGCACCCAGGCGCCGCCTTCGTCCTTGTAGGTCTCGTGGACGACCATGCCCTGCGTGAACAGGCCGGCGAACGGCTCGGCCACGCCTGACCATCCGGTCTCGCGCATCGCGCGGGTAAAGAACCGGGCGTAGAGCAGGTGCAGGATCGCGTGCTCGATGCCGCCGATATACTGATCGACCGCGAGCCAGTGATCGACCGCGGCGCGGTCGGTCGGCACGTCCTGCAGCCAGGGCGCGGTGAAGCGGGCGAAGTACCAAGACGAGTCCACGAAGGTGTCCATCGTGTCGGTCTCGCGCCGGGCCGCCTGTCCGCAGCGCGGGCAGGGCACGTTGCGCCACGCATGGTCGCGCTCCAGCGGGTTGCCGGGCTGGTCGAACGAGACCTCGTCGGGCAGCCGCACCGGCAGGGCGGCCACGGGCACCGGCACCGGGCCGCAGGCGTCGCAGTGGATGATCGGGATCGGGCAGCCCCAGTAGCGCTGGCGCGAGACGCCCCAGTCGCGCAGCCGGAACTGAACCTTGCGGGAGGCGACCGCCTCGCCCGCCAGGATCTCCTGCTCCAGGCGGTTCGCCACCGCCTCGACGGCCTCGTCGGTGGTCATCCCGTCGAGGAAGCGCGAGTTGATCATCCGGCCGTCGCCGTCATAGGCGGTGTCGGTGATCGTGAAGGCGGCCGGATCCTGGTCCTCGGGGCAGACCACCGGCGTGTTGCCGAGCCCGTACCGATTGGCGAAGTCGAGATCGCGCTGGTCGTGGGCGGGGCAGCCGAACACCGCGCCAGTGCCGTACTCCATCAGCACGAAATTCGCGACGTAGACCGGCAGCTCCCAGGCCGGGTCGAGCGGGTGGCGCACGGTGAGCCCTGTGTCGAACCCGAGCTTCTCGGCCGTGTCGATCGCCGCCTGGGCGGTGCCGATGCGGCGGCACTCCTCGATGAAGCCCTGCAGCTCCGGCCTGTCGGCAGCGAGCGCCGCGGCGAGCGGATGGTCGGCCGCGACCGCCAGGAACTTCGCGCCGAACAGCGTGTCAGGCCGCGTCGTGTAGACCTTGATCGTGTCCTGCTTGATCGTGTCCTGGCCGCCAACGGCACGGGTGAGCGCGAAGCGGACTTCGAGCCCCTCGGACTTGCCGATCCAGTTCTTCTGCATCAGCCGGACCTTCTCCGGCCAGCGATCGAGCCCGTCGAGCGCGCCCAGCAGCTCCTCGGCGAAATCGGTGATCTTGAAGAACCACTGGGTCAGCTCGCGGCTCTCGACCAGCGCGCCCGAGCGCCAGCCGCGTCCGTCGATCACCTGCTCGTTGGCGAGCACGGTGTGATCGACCGGATCCCAATTCACCTTCGCGGTGCGGCGCGTGACCAGCCCCTTCTCAAGGAAGTCGAGGAACATGCGCTGCTGGTGCTTGTAATAGGCCGGATCGCAGGTCGCGATCTCGCGGCTCCAGTCGAGCGAGAGGCCCATGGACTGGAGCTGGCCGCGCATGGTGGCAATGTTGGCGTAGGTCCAGTCTCGCGGGTTGACGCGCCTCTCCATGGCGGCGTTCTCGGCCGGCAGGCCGAAGGCGTCCCAGCCCATCGGGTGGAGCACGTTGAAGCCCTTGGCGCGCTTGTAGCGAGCCACCACGTCGCCCATCGCGTAGTTGCGCACGTGGCCCATGTGGATGCGCCCCGACGGGTAGGGGAACATCTCCAGCACATAGTATTTCGGCCGGCCGTCCTCGTTCGGCGTCTCGAAGATCTTCGCCTTGGCCCATTCCGCCTGCCAGCGCGGCTCGGCATCCTTGGCGTTGTAGCGCTCGGTCGGGGTCGGGTTCGTCATGGGTTCGGTCGCGGGGCGGGAAGCGGGCCGTCGAGGCCGGCGGGTTGCGGCCGGCACTAGCATATCCGCGCCCGATCCGGTCAACGCGCGGGCGCGCATTGCCGCGCATCACCCCTGCGCAGGAGCCGTGCCCTTGCGGCGCGCGTTGCGGCTGGTAGGTCCCCAGGAACAGACCCGAACCGTTGGATGTGCCCATGGATGTGCCGAAGACCGAGCCTGCCCCCTCCCCCGTCGCCCGGCCTCCGGTCGGCGAGGCCGACGTCGCGGCGGGTCTGGCCGAGGTGCGGGCCGGGATCGTGCAGGCCGCCGAGGATTGCGGGCGGGATCCCGCGGGCGTGCAGCTGATCGCGGTCTCGAAGACGGTATCCGCCGCGGGCATCCTGCCGGCGCTGGAGGCGGGCCACCGGGTCTTCGGCGAGAACTACGTGCAGGAATCCCGGGCCAAGTGGCCCGACCTCAAGGCGCGCTACCCGGATGTCGAGCTGCACCTCGTCGGCCCGCTCCAGTCCAACAAGGCCCGGGAGGCGGTCGAGTTGTTCGACGTGATCCATTCCGTGGATCGCCTCTCGCTCGCGGCGGCGCTCGCCAAGGAGATCGCCCGCGCCGGCCGGGCACCGAAGCTCCTGATCCAGGTGAACACCGGCGACGAGCCGCAGAAGGGCGGGGTCGCACCGGACGAGGTCGACGGGCTCCTCGCCGCCTGCCGCGACACCCACGGCCTCGCGATCCAGGGCCTGATGTGCGTGCCGCCCGTCGAGGACCCGCCCTCAGCCCACTTCGCCCTGCTGGCGCGGATCGCGGAGCGGCACGGTCTACCGATCCTCTCGATGGGCATGAGCGCCGACTACCCGGCGGCGATCCAGCTCGGCGCGACCCATGTCCGGGTCGGCACGGCGATCTTCGGCGCCCGCGCCCGCAAGGTCTGAGGCGGCGGGCCTGATCAGGCCCGCCCGATGACCCGGGCGAGCGACAGGCGCAGGGCCTCGGCCTCGGTGACACCGCCGTACTGCGCCTCGAACTCGTCCTGAGCGCGCTTCCAGATGATGTAGGCCGCCTCCAGCTTGACGCGGCCCGCCTCCGTGAGGGTGAGCGCCCGGGTGCGCCCGTCGTGGCCCGGCCCGATCTCCACGAGGCCGTCGCGGGACAGCGGGCGCAGGGCGCGCCCGGTGGCGGTCCGGTCGAGCACCAGGAACAGCGCGAGTTCGTTCACCGCGAGCGGCCCCGCCTGATCGAGCACCATCAGCACGGAGAACTGCGTCGCCCGCAGCCCGATCTCGGCGAGGTGGCGGTCGTAGAGGAGCGTCATGTGCCGGGCGGCCTGCCGGACGCCGAGGCAGTGGCAGGGGCTCGGAATCAGCCGCAAGCGACCGGCCTTCTTCACCGCGTCGGCTCGGTCGTTGCGGCGACGGACATGGGGCGGGATCTCCTCGCGCCGACATCGCCTCGGGCTGTGCCGGATCTTGGCCGTTAAGGCACACGCGGGGCGTGTGCGTCTAGATGATGAACTACGGTGCCCGTTTCAGACGATCCGCAAACGTGTGTGCGGCCCGACCCGACGGAGCAGCCGGAGCAGGTCCGGCAACCGCAGGGCGACGCAGCCCTCGGTCGGGCGGAAGCCCGGCCGGGCGACGTGGAGGAAGATCGCCGAACCCCGGCGCGGGCGGATCGGGCCGCGATTGTAGTCGAGATCGATCACCACGTCGTAGAGGCCGTCGTCGCGCCACATCCGCTCGTGGTTCACCCCCGGCGCGGGCAGGCGGATCGGCCGGTTGTAGCGCCGGTCGCGCGGGTCGTCGCACCAGCCGTCCTGCGGTCCGGTCCGGCGCAGCTTCAGGGCGGTGACGGGACGAAGGCCGAGCCGGTCGTGCCGGTAGGCGCCGCCGAGCAGGCGGAAGCTGCCGCGGGGCGAGCCGCCGTCCCCCTCGCGCTTGGCACGCACGATCCCGGCCGCGCCGAGCGCGCAGGGTATCGCACCGCCGGGCACCAGGATCTGGCCACGCCGCCGGTCCCCGGACCCGGCCCGCACCCGCAGCGTCCTCAGGGTCGTTGACACGGTCGGCGCGCGTGCCGGGCGGGTCGGTTTCATGGGCGGAACCTCGTCTCGGACCAGGCGGAGGCGGCCCTTGAGGCCGGCGCGGACAGACAGTATGAAGAATTGTGCGCAAGCCAATTCACAACCGCGAGCTGCGCATTATGCTGGTGCCTATGCCCGGACCCGCGGTTCCGGAGCCAGGGGGTTCGTATGGGCGAGCCCGGTTCCCGCTTCCAGGGGCCGTGCGCGCCGCTCCTCGGCCCGGCCTTCATCGAGCGGGCCTTTGAGAGTTGGACGGATGAACGCCTACCGCCTCCTGATCTGCGACGACGACGCGATCCTGCGGGAGACTCTGACCGAGCAGTTCGACGCCTACGATGAGTTCACGGTCGTGGCCGTCGCGGGCGCGGCCGCCGCGGTCGAGGCCGTCGCCGAGCACCGGATCGATCTCGCGGTGATGGATGTCGGCCTGCCCGACATGGACGGGCGTGAGGCCGTGCGCCAGATGCGCCGCAACGGCTATCGCGGTCCCGTCGTGATGCTGACGGGCCAGGATTCGGAGGAGGACACGGTCGAGGGCCTGGAGGCCGGCGCCAACGACTACGTCACCAAGCCCTTCAAGTTCGGCATCCTGCTCGCCCGCATCCGGGCGCACCTGCGCAGCCACGAGGCTTCCGAGGACGCCGTCTTCCAGATCGGCCCCTACACCTTTCGGCCGGGCGCCAAGCTGCTGGTCGGCGAGCGCGGCTCGAAGCTGAAGCTCACCGAGAAGGAGACCGCGATCCTGCGCTTCCTCTACCGGGCCGGCCGCGAGGTGGTGGGACGCGACACGCTGCTCGCCGAGGTCTGGGGCTACAACGCCCACGTCACCACGCACACCCTGGAAACCCACATCTACCGCCTGCGCCAGAAGATCGAGCCGAACCCCGCGACCGCCGCGATCCTCGTGACCGAGGCCGGCGGCTACAAGCTGCTGCCCTGACATTTTTCGTGCCCGTGCGTCGTGCGCGC is from Methylobacterium radiodurans and encodes:
- a CDS encoding MarR family winged helix-turn-helix transcriptional regulator; translated protein: MKKAGRLRLIPSPCHCLGVRQAARHMTLLYDRHLAEIGLRATQFSVLMVLDQAGPLAVNELALFLVLDRTATGRALRPLSRDGLVEIGPGHDGRTRALTLTEAGRVKLEAAYIIWKRAQDEFEAQYGGVTEAEALRLSLARVIGRA
- the leuS gene encoding leucine--tRNA ligase; the encoded protein is MTNPTPTERYNAKDAEPRWQAEWAKAKIFETPNEDGRPKYYVLEMFPYPSGRIHMGHVRNYAMGDVVARYKRAKGFNVLHPMGWDAFGLPAENAAMERRVNPRDWTYANIATMRGQLQSMGLSLDWSREIATCDPAYYKHQQRMFLDFLEKGLVTRRTAKVNWDPVDHTVLANEQVIDGRGWRSGALVESRELTQWFFKITDFAEELLGALDGLDRWPEKVRLMQKNWIGKSEGLEVRFALTRAVGGQDTIKQDTIKVYTTRPDTLFGAKFLAVAADHPLAAALAADRPELQGFIEECRRIGTAQAAIDTAEKLGFDTGLTVRHPLDPAWELPVYVANFVLMEYGTGAVFGCPAHDQRDLDFANRYGLGNTPVVCPEDQDPAAFTITDTAYDGDGRMINSRFLDGMTTDEAVEAVANRLEQEILAGEAVASRKVQFRLRDWGVSRQRYWGCPIPIIHCDACGPVPVPVAALPVRLPDEVSFDQPGNPLERDHAWRNVPCPRCGQAARRETDTMDTFVDSSWYFARFTAPWLQDVPTDRAAVDHWLAVDQYIGGIEHAILHLLYARFFTRAMRETGWSGVAEPFAGLFTQGMVVHETYKDEGGAWVPPAEIRFESGEGERRAFHVKTGAPIAIGAIEKMSKSKKNVVDPDDIIASYGADTARWFMLSDSPPERDVIWTEEGVQGAARFVQRVWRLVNAATQAGGDGAADLGLRKAAHRALAGVGEDVERLRFNRCVAQVYTLANALDEGLRGTASRAAATEAAGILVQLIAPMMPHLAEECWQALGRSGLAAQAPWPTVEAALLVEDEITLPVQINGKKRADVTVPRDADAKAVEAATLALEPVQKVLEGRAPRKVIVVPGRIVNLVV
- a CDS encoding (deoxy)nucleoside triphosphate pyrophosphohydrolase; translated protein: MSEPSREPASAAVPLRLLLVVAVALVDRDGRVLVSQRPPGKQLAGLWEFPGGKVEPGERPEATLIRELVEEIGVAVEEPCLAPLTFASHAYESFHLLMPLYVCRRWSGTPRGLEGQALKWVRPGALRDLAMPPADLPLIPFLVDLLGP
- a CDS encoding L,D-transpeptidase family protein translates to MKPTRPARAPTVSTTLRTLRVRAGSGDRRRGQILVPGGAIPCALGAAGIVRAKREGDGGSPRGSFRLLGGAYRHDRLGLRPVTALKLRRTGPQDGWCDDPRDRRYNRPIRLPAPGVNHERMWRDDGLYDVVIDLDYNRGPIRPRRGSAIFLHVARPGFRPTEGCVALRLPDLLRLLRRVGPHTRLRIV
- a CDS encoding histidine kinase translates to MPRVALGSAAIVPVVPPRGCYRVQVLVAARQKRWRDAVSAQIRRTGCQVTTCDNGVDAMAVLALGLPLDVMVVDASLEGRLCCSRLAQEARALRPSLRVVLACDMTEAEREAVELPDALIVAKDHRAGAVASKVREALAVPALAT
- a CDS encoding Dps family protein, with the translated sequence MAKAKPVSRIGSDRLNTPTDLNPEDVKKISEGLTVLLSDLFALYIKTKNFHWHVSGPNFRDYHLLLDEQSQQIFAIIDAVGERGRKIGGTVLRSIGQASTLTNVQDNDAEYVGPLDMLKELRDDNKALTARMRELHEVTDEANDVSTTSLLEEWIDQSEERTWFLYETTRNAEAGGH
- a CDS encoding YggS family pyridoxal phosphate-dependent enzyme; translation: MDVPKTEPAPSPVARPPVGEADVAAGLAEVRAGIVQAAEDCGRDPAGVQLIAVSKTVSAAGILPALEAGHRVFGENYVQESRAKWPDLKARYPDVELHLVGPLQSNKAREAVELFDVIHSVDRLSLAAALAKEIARAGRAPKLLIQVNTGDEPQKGGVAPDEVDGLLAACRDTHGLAIQGLMCVPPVEDPPSAHFALLARIAERHGLPILSMGMSADYPAAIQLGATHVRVGTAIFGARARKV
- the argJ gene encoding bifunctional glutamate N-acetyltransferase/amino-acid acetyltransferase ArgJ, coding for MSSANPPPVSPLAPRTQPELPPVPGVRLATAQAGIRYSGRTDVLYVGLDAGTVPAGVFTRSKCPSAPVDWCREALTGGGARALVVNSGNANAFTGQRGRDSVALTARIAARAASCTETDVFVASTGVIGEPLDATKFEGVLADCAARTQDGPAAWAAAAQAIMTTDTFPKQATRRAEIDGRAVLINGIAKGAGMIAPDMATMLAFVFTDAALPQPVLQALLVEGADNSFNCVTVDGDTSTSDTLMLFATGKAGNAAVADAADPRLVGFRAALDDLLVELAQLVAKDGEGARKFVTVEVTGAESDRSAHHIAMSIANSPLVKTAVAGEDANWGRVVMAVGKAGEPADRDRLAIWFGDVRVAVAGARDPDYSEDAASAVMREQDIRVRVDLGLGEGRARVWTCDLTKAYIEINGDYRS
- a CDS encoding response regulator transcription factor, which encodes MNAYRLLICDDDAILRETLTEQFDAYDEFTVVAVAGAAAAVEAVAEHRIDLAVMDVGLPDMDGREAVRQMRRNGYRGPVVMLTGQDSEEDTVEGLEAGANDYVTKPFKFGILLARIRAHLRSHEASEDAVFQIGPYTFRPGAKLLVGERGSKLKLTEKETAILRFLYRAGREVVGRDTLLAEVWGYNAHVTTHTLETHIYRLRQKIEPNPATAAILVTEAGGYKLLP
- a CDS encoding SIMPL domain-containing protein, which produces MRAALAGLVLLFAAAPARADDACDHAISVTGRAAASRPPDFAAVTVGVEAKAQSPAAALDAASKAVAGVVALGRDLGVPESDIGTSAVVLEPATRAVTRPNGTVESQADGYRAANAVTIRLADMARLGDLLRRALDAGANRIDSIGFGLNDPEKVDAELQVAAARDARARAAELAEAVGAKLGRLCSLSGSGSAAPPPMPMAAQARMKAPAPGRRVPIAAGTIESRSEVAASFAVAQ